A stretch of DNA from Agrobacterium cucumeris:
GCCTCACCGAAGTCGAAATCCGCAACGACCTGCCAGACATCGTCGGCACGGTGGATCCGGCCGAGGTAAAAGCGGCGGCCGAAAAGGCGGGCGTGACGATCATCTCGATCAACGCGCTTTATCCCTTCAACGTCTGGTCGGGCGACCTGCCTGCGCGGGCCGTCGCGATGGCTGATTATGCCGCGGCGAGCGGTGCGAAGGCGCTGGTGATGTGCCCGCTCAATGACGGCACGGCGGTGTCTTTTGATAATCTCGTCACGGCACTGAAGGCTATGAAGCCGATCCTTGAGGAACGCGGCCTGATCGGTTTCGTAGAGCCGCTCGGCTTCCCGGTCTCCTCGCTGCGCACCAAGGCCGAAGCCATCAAGGCCATCGATGCGGCCGGTGGCGGCGATGTTTACAGGCTGGTGCACGACACCTTCCACCACCATCTCGCAGGCGAGACCGAGTTCTTCCCGGAGCGAACGGGACTGGTCCACATCTCCGGGGTGATCGATCCCGCCGTCTCCGTCGCCGACATGCTCGACGCCCACCGCGTTCTGGTGGATGGCGGCGACCGGCTGGAGAATATCGCCCAGATCAGGACACTTGACGCGGCCGGTTACAGGGGGCCTTACAGCTTCGAACCCTTCGCGACGGAAGTGCACGACCTTAAAGACCCTGTCGCTGCCGTAAAGGGCAGCATCGACCATATCTCCCAGGCGCTCTGACCGCCTTGCCGCCCGTGGTTCGCCGCGGGTGGTTTTTTCTTTATGTCAGTTTGAATTTGGCTCCAATAGCGACTGCTCGGAACGAAGAAGCTTTTCACTTTCGAACCTTGCACAAAAGATGACTAATTTCATGATTGTTTTGCTGTGATATTCGCTGCATGGAAGGCGACGTAGCCGATAATTCTGAGTATGTCTTCGGGTTTTTAGTTTTGTGGATTAAAAATTACAAATTAGAATATTGTATTATAAAATTTAATAATTCTAACTATTTAATATTTAATTTTTTTATTTATAGTTGACATTTGTGTGGAATTAATGTGTATTTTCTCCGGTAGGAGATTTATTATTATTTAAAATATGGTAGATTTACAGTATGTTTTTTATTTGTGATTAAAGATAGTAATGGCTATGATATATTATTATGTTACGGCGCCGCCAGCTTGGGTGGATTGGTCAGTTGCAGAAAAAGCGCATTTCGGGTGGTCATCTTCTGTCGGGTGCGTTTGTTGATGGCAAAGGAATGTCGCGGGTAGTGCTTCAAAGCGCGAGCGACTGAGGCCGTGGCAGTGCGCTGGCGTGTTGACGCCCACCGCCAGTTACATCAAAGGTTCAGAGGCTAACATCTACATGGCGCTTCGGTGATTTCGTTGGGTCAAGCCAAATCAGACGAAGCCGATATTTTGCAAGATTTAATTTTGGAGTTGACAATGGACGACGCTACCCCGCCCTGTGTACCCCGCCGCACGCAGAGTGAGAGGAAATTCTACGTTTTCGGCCCGGATATCCGGGGAGGTGGTTCAG
This window harbors:
- a CDS encoding TIM barrel protein, which encodes MRFAINHITAPKLSLEAFFATARELGLTEVEIRNDLPDIVGTVDPAEVKAAAEKAGVTIISINALYPFNVWSGDLPARAVAMADYAAASGAKALVMCPLNDGTAVSFDNLVTALKAMKPILEERGLIGFVEPLGFPVSSLRTKAEAIKAIDAAGGGDVYRLVHDTFHHHLAGETEFFPERTGLVHISGVIDPAVSVADMLDAHRVLVDGGDRLENIAQIRTLDAAGYRGPYSFEPFATEVHDLKDPVAAVKGSIDHISQAL